A single window of Streptomyces xanthii DNA harbors:
- a CDS encoding PP2C family serine/threonine-protein phosphatase: MHGVSAVGYRHLREGTGCQDAHGMLRTREGLVLAVADGAGSAPHSASGSRWAVELALEAFAPVATDWARLPDPRERKARLTDSFGEVRERFLERCGGAPAPYETTLTVVVVADGWLGHLSVGDGLVVVRTTGSAGPAHHLLPRPPARSEYANETVFLGSPSALAQSRADCVRDAGVDGVLLSTDGMTNALLKHSPAGPPLPHDAFVGHLFQRLGRDGYEQDDEDRHLREFLASDQISKVTGDDKTLLWAIRT; encoded by the coding sequence GTGCACGGCGTCAGTGCCGTCGGATATCGGCACCTGCGGGAGGGGACCGGCTGCCAGGACGCCCACGGGATGCTCCGCACACGGGAAGGTCTCGTCCTCGCCGTCGCAGACGGGGCGGGCAGCGCCCCGCACTCCGCGAGTGGCTCCCGCTGGGCGGTCGAGCTGGCTCTGGAGGCGTTCGCCCCCGTCGCGACGGACTGGGCCCGGCTGCCCGATCCGCGGGAGCGCAAGGCCCGGCTGACGGACTCCTTCGGGGAGGTACGGGAGCGGTTCCTGGAGCGGTGCGGGGGCGCCCCTGCACCCTACGAGACGACGCTGACCGTCGTGGTGGTGGCGGACGGCTGGCTCGGTCATCTCTCCGTGGGCGACGGCCTGGTGGTGGTGCGCACCACGGGATCCGCCGGGCCCGCCCACCACCTGCTGCCCAGGCCCCCGGCCCGCAGCGAGTACGCGAACGAGACCGTGTTCCTCGGCTCTCCCTCCGCTCTCGCGCAGTCGCGGGCCGACTGCGTGCGCGACGCCGGGGTGGACGGGGTCCTGCTGTCCACGGACGGCATGACGAACGCCCTGCTCAAACACTCGCCCGCCGGGCCTCCGCTGCCGCACGACGCGTTCGTCGGCCACCTCTTCCAACGGCTCGGACGGGACGGCTACGAGCAGGACGACGAGGACCGGCACCTCAGGGAGTTCCTGGCCTCCGACCAGATCAGCAAGGTGACCGGCGACGACAAGACTCTCCTGTGGGCGATACGGACGTGA
- a CDS encoding extracellular solute-binding protein, whose amino-acid sequence MSALGRTIGSVVRAQRALSTRRLLHRHLWLFLVCAIAGVTLLTAVAVPALDARARRMRVETAPSAQGAVAVRLAVLRADQEARRSIELGIAPTVGAGEGAESQLAAADQGLTRFADHAVGGVGQNVSAVNGMLVTYGNAVTAATVTYRDDPRMRSEKLAEARALLKRPDTGILARLEQIARDEQSRARRLAEPSFPLVAAWAGALLALGAAAALAFSAAAVVRRRCGRVLAPAILAGGAGITLLAGLSAGLAVHTALALDGTRDDLAGTLRTGLAAGLGDASGVLDTAQKTVAGAGTPALSGSGWWNVAYIVLGGAVVCATVAGLVVRLVQDYPRRPVDWTWARRIGRAATRTRRRRRALALAAVLTVVAPVAVPLALPSDPVVTVLGTWTGQEAQRFRTLMEDHGIKVDYEGTPAQREVLLARVQAGDPPDIAIMPGIGELAGYGADQLLKPLDDALEGIDPERDYAGPWKPAGGKGATYWWPVNANLKSIVWRTPGQRGPAADLASWCLGLGEDGAAGWPGTDWIEDLLLQDAGPGPYTRWARGTVDWTDRHGPVRDAWRRWADFLATDRKHAADALTTDWRGPGALKKNGGDFREEKHCAYEHQGSFARGEDGATIEDSARLLPGGPHPRRGYEVSGDFAALFDDREPAQRALRVLFSQEVQQDWADEGTMYSAMTPVMEKIGGREGEDDTARAVYRRFRQNDVPRCLDASDVMRPMLRDAFHEAALKTVAAVAGDGSLSQAELDGILKGVQSVQNADTPTGDGESVNRKLVVCSGAL is encoded by the coding sequence ATGAGCGCGCTCGGCCGCACGATCGGTTCCGTCGTCCGCGCCCAGCGCGCCCTGAGCACTCGCCGGCTGCTCCACCGGCACCTGTGGCTGTTCCTCGTCTGCGCGATCGCCGGCGTCACCCTCCTCACCGCGGTCGCCGTGCCCGCCCTCGACGCGCGGGCCCGCCGGATGCGCGTCGAGACCGCCCCCTCCGCGCAGGGCGCCGTCGCCGTCCGCCTCGCCGTGCTCCGCGCCGATCAGGAAGCCCGCCGGTCCATCGAGCTGGGCATCGCCCCGACGGTCGGCGCGGGGGAGGGCGCCGAGAGCCAGCTCGCCGCCGCGGACCAGGGCCTGACCCGGTTCGCCGACCACGCCGTCGGGGGAGTCGGACAGAACGTCTCCGCCGTCAACGGCATGCTCGTCACCTACGGCAACGCCGTCACCGCCGCCACCGTCACCTACCGTGACGACCCGCGGATGCGGTCGGAGAAGCTCGCCGAGGCCCGCGCCCTGCTGAAACGCCCCGACACCGGCATCCTCGCCCGCCTCGAACAGATCGCCCGCGACGAACAGAGCCGGGCCCGCCGGCTGGCCGAGCCCTCCTTCCCGCTCGTCGCCGCCTGGGCCGGAGCCCTCCTCGCCCTGGGCGCCGCGGCCGCCCTCGCCTTCAGCGCCGCCGCTGTCGTCCGGCGCCGCTGCGGCCGGGTGCTCGCCCCCGCGATCCTCGCCGGCGGCGCGGGCATCACCCTCCTCGCCGGGCTCTCCGCCGGACTCGCCGTCCACACCGCCCTCGCCCTGGACGGCACCCGCGACGACCTCGCCGGCACGCTGCGCACCGGCCTCGCCGCGGGCCTGGGCGACGCCTCCGGCGTCCTCGACACCGCCCAGAAGACCGTCGCGGGCGCCGGGACCCCCGCTCTGTCCGGCTCCGGCTGGTGGAACGTCGCGTACATCGTCCTCGGCGGCGCCGTCGTGTGCGCCACCGTCGCCGGCCTCGTCGTCCGGCTCGTCCAGGACTACCCGCGCCGCCCCGTCGACTGGACCTGGGCCCGCCGGATCGGCCGCGCCGCCACCCGCACCCGGCGCCGCCGCCGCGCCCTGGCCCTGGCCGCCGTACTGACCGTGGTGGCGCCCGTCGCCGTCCCCCTGGCCCTGCCCTCCGACCCGGTGGTCACCGTCCTCGGCACCTGGACCGGCCAGGAGGCCCAGCGCTTCCGCACCCTCATGGAGGACCACGGCATCAAGGTCGACTACGAGGGCACCCCCGCCCAGCGGGAGGTCCTGCTCGCCCGCGTACAGGCGGGCGACCCGCCGGACATCGCGATCATGCCCGGCATCGGCGAGCTCGCCGGCTACGGCGCCGACCAGCTCCTCAAGCCCCTCGACGACGCCCTCGAAGGCATCGACCCGGAGCGGGACTACGCGGGGCCGTGGAAGCCGGCGGGAGGCAAGGGCGCCACGTACTGGTGGCCGGTCAACGCCAACCTCAAGAGCATCGTGTGGCGCACCCCCGGACAGCGGGGCCCCGCCGCCGACCTCGCCTCCTGGTGCCTGGGCCTCGGCGAGGACGGCGCCGCGGGCTGGCCCGGCACCGACTGGATCGAGGACCTCCTGCTCCAGGACGCGGGCCCCGGCCCCTACACGCGATGGGCCCGCGGCACGGTCGACTGGACCGACCGGCACGGCCCCGTCCGGGACGCCTGGCGGCGCTGGGCCGACTTCCTCGCCACCGACCGGAAGCACGCCGCGGACGCCCTCACCACCGACTGGCGCGGCCCCGGCGCCCTGAAGAAGAACGGCGGGGACTTCCGCGAGGAGAAGCACTGCGCCTACGAACACCAGGGCTCCTTCGCCCGCGGCGAGGACGGCGCCACGATCGAGGACTCCGCCCGCCTGCTCCCCGGCGGCCCCCACCCCCGGCGCGGCTACGAGGTGTCCGGCGACTTCGCCGCCCTCTTCGACGACCGGGAACCGGCCCAGCGGGCCCTGCGCGTGCTGTTCTCCCAGGAGGTCCAGCAGGACTGGGCCGACGAGGGCACCATGTACTCGGCCATGACCCCGGTCATGGAGAAGATCGGCGGGCGGGAGGGCGAGGACGACACGGCCCGCGCCGTCTACCGCCGCTTCCGGCAGAACGACGTACCGCGCTGCCTCGACGCCTCGGACGTCATGCGGCCCATGCTGCGCGACGCCTTCCACGAAGCGGCCCTGAAGACCGTCGCCGCGGTCGCCGGCGACGGGAGTCTGTCCCAGGCGGAACTCGACGGCATCCTGAAAGGCGTGCAGAGCGTGCAGAACGCGGACACACCAACAGGCGACGGCGAATCGGTGAACAGGAAGCTCGTCGTCTGCAGCGGGGCTTTATAG
- a CDS encoding acyl-CoA carboxylase subunit epsilon, translated as MSTPDIRVEKGHAEPEEVAALTAILLARAATSPEAPSHRGRTDKAGWRRLEREPGFRAPHSWR; from the coding sequence ATGTCGACTCCTGACATCCGCGTCGAGAAGGGCCACGCCGAGCCCGAGGAGGTCGCGGCCCTGACCGCGATCCTCCTGGCCCGCGCCGCCACGTCCCCCGAGGCCCCGTCCCACCGCGGCCGCACGGACAAGGCCGGCTGGCGCCGGCTGGAGCGCGAGCCCGGCTTCCGCGCCCCGCACAGCTGGCGCTGA
- a CDS encoding tetratricopeptide repeat protein has translation MSPRPCPHRRLTGAGCPGSVCATGYCGHCGRRPDAPALPSLGAPPYGPDALLRLPVRRPRSPEERLADGAHIAEQAQRCRAPDCGATIPVLDGRPDRQYCPECGTAQAMRPEFGAGDTVGGQYLIKGPVARGGQGWVYLAEDTHLDDLVAVKTLRDRYGQDSAALADLERRTLIATRHPNIVQIRDFLPSEELTGGHIVMEDVGDHTLQSVVDAVRRGRETLDIEHVAAYGIQLLGALAHLHDRDSFYGDMKPSNVVHVGDRVKVIDLGGVREAGRTEPALHVTPGFHAPELGGELTLANDLHTVGVTLRVLAAQAVRDDVPGLGATSFDGVVARATRTVAEGTRFRDAREMADQLRGALREIRALRGKAATPEPSVAFDPSPEWLGERLGDVPTTETLARRRPGRPRSGAPPLLHPLDPGRPTPVEIARRLPVPKRFVDDKRTPNFGVSGGYAPTTRLGQDPDKERSAEICLHNIRVALGTGPAPDLTGAEADLAEAEAIPGPEDVRRWRLEWHRGLIALARFGTDGRHPDLALARTSFERVRADLPGDYAPKLALAYVHECAAHTGGPDAAAARATARDLFHAVHLRNPAHCGAALGLARLALDARDRAGALAALDRVPPGTRGRALARRAATRIGAACLGPEPGDLPAPGAAAAVLAAQEADRALPPQERELHLSTGDELRLRIEVTEWQLAALHLTHGATGDPTARALLRSWRRPVPPTPAHEVRARLADDYLELAADTPDEDLSESLVEHAHAVRPLTLR, from the coding sequence ATGAGCCCGCGCCCGTGCCCGCACCGGCGGCTCACCGGGGCCGGCTGTCCCGGGAGCGTGTGCGCCACCGGGTACTGCGGTCACTGCGGGCGCCGGCCCGACGCGCCCGCCCTGCCCTCCCTGGGCGCGCCCCCGTACGGCCCCGACGCGCTGCTCCGGCTCCCCGTGCGCCGCCCGCGCTCGCCCGAGGAACGGCTCGCCGACGGCGCGCACATCGCCGAACAGGCGCAGCGCTGCCGCGCCCCAGACTGCGGCGCCACCATCCCCGTGCTCGACGGACGGCCCGACCGGCAGTACTGCCCGGAGTGCGGCACCGCACAGGCCATGCGGCCCGAGTTCGGAGCGGGCGACACCGTCGGCGGGCAGTACCTGATCAAGGGGCCGGTCGCGCGCGGCGGCCAGGGCTGGGTGTACCTCGCCGAGGACACCCACCTCGACGACCTCGTCGCCGTCAAGACCCTCCGCGACCGCTACGGCCAGGACAGCGCCGCCCTCGCCGACCTCGAACGCCGCACCCTCATCGCCACCCGCCACCCGAACATCGTGCAGATCCGCGACTTCCTGCCCTCCGAGGAACTCACCGGCGGCCACATCGTCATGGAGGACGTCGGCGACCACACCCTCCAGTCCGTCGTCGACGCCGTCCGCCGGGGCCGCGAGACCCTCGACATCGAACACGTCGCCGCCTACGGCATCCAGCTCCTCGGCGCCCTCGCCCACCTGCACGACCGGGACAGCTTCTACGGCGACATGAAGCCGTCGAACGTCGTCCACGTCGGCGACCGCGTCAAGGTCATCGACCTCGGCGGCGTCCGCGAGGCCGGCCGCACCGAACCGGCCCTGCACGTCACCCCCGGCTTCCACGCCCCCGAACTCGGCGGCGAACTCACCCTCGCCAACGACCTCCACACCGTCGGCGTGACCCTGCGCGTCCTCGCCGCCCAGGCCGTCCGCGACGACGTCCCCGGACTCGGCGCCACCTCCTTCGACGGCGTCGTCGCCCGCGCCACCCGGACCGTCGCCGAGGGCACCCGGTTCCGCGACGCCCGAGAAATGGCCGACCAACTGCGCGGCGCGCTCCGGGAGATCAGAGCCCTGCGCGGCAAGGCCGCCACCCCCGAACCGTCCGTCGCCTTCGACCCCTCGCCCGAGTGGCTCGGCGAACGGCTCGGCGACGTACCCACCACCGAGACCCTCGCCCGCCGCCGCCCCGGCCGCCCCCGCAGCGGCGCGCCACCCCTGCTCCACCCGCTCGACCCCGGCCGGCCCACCCCCGTCGAGATCGCGCGCCGGCTCCCCGTGCCCAAACGGTTCGTCGACGACAAGCGCACCCCGAACTTCGGCGTCAGCGGCGGCTACGCCCCCACGACCCGGCTCGGCCAGGACCCCGACAAGGAACGCTCCGCCGAGATCTGCCTGCACAACATCCGCGTCGCCCTCGGCACCGGCCCCGCCCCCGACCTCACGGGCGCCGAGGCCGACCTGGCCGAGGCCGAGGCCATCCCGGGCCCCGAGGACGTCCGCCGCTGGCGCCTCGAATGGCACCGCGGCCTCATCGCCCTCGCCCGCTTCGGCACCGACGGCCGCCACCCCGACCTCGCACTGGCCCGCACCTCCTTCGAACGGGTCCGCGCCGACCTCCCCGGCGACTACGCTCCCAAACTCGCCCTCGCCTACGTCCACGAATGCGCCGCCCACACCGGCGGCCCGGATGCGGCCGCCGCCCGCGCCACCGCCCGCGACCTCTTCCACGCCGTCCACCTGCGCAACCCCGCGCACTGCGGCGCCGCCCTGGGCCTGGCCCGGCTCGCCCTCGACGCCCGCGACCGCGCCGGCGCCCTCGCCGCCCTGGACCGCGTCCCGCCCGGCACCCGGGGCCGCGCCCTCGCCCGGCGCGCCGCCACCCGCATCGGCGCCGCGTGCCTGGGCCCCGAACCCGGCGACCTCCCCGCCCCCGGAGCCGCCGCGGCCGTCCTCGCCGCCCAGGAGGCCGACCGCGCCCTCCCGCCCCAGGAACGCGAACTCCACCTCTCCACCGGCGACGAACTGCGCCTGCGCATCGAGGTCACCGAATGGCAGCTCGCCGCGCTCCACCTCACCCACGGCGCCACCGGCGACCCCACGGCCCGCGCCCTCCTGCGTTCCTGGCGCCGCCCCGTACCGCCCACCCCCGCCCACGAGGTCCGCGCCCGACTGGCCGACGACTACCTCGAACTCGCGGCCGACACCCCCGACGAGGACCTCAGCGAATCCCTCGTCGAACACGCCCACGCCGTCCGCCCGCTGACCCTCCGATGA
- a CDS encoding acyl-CoA carboxylase subunit beta has translation MTVLDDTASNPGDEPTDARGRVAELHAIREQALAGPSEKATEAQHAKGKLTARERIALLLDEGSFNEVEQLRRHRAVGFGLEAKKPFTDGVITGWGTVEGRTVFVYAHDFRIFGGALGEAHATKIHKIMDMAIAAGAPLVSLNDGAGARIQEGVSALAGYGGIFQRNTRASGVIPQISVMLGPCAGGAAYSPALTDFVFMVRETSQMFITGPDVVKAVTGEEITQNGLGGADVHAETSGVSHFAYDDEETCIAEVRYLLSMLPQNNRENPPTVASDDPADRRSEVLLDLVPADGNRPYDMTKVIEELVDDGDYLEIHERWARNIICALARLDGQVVGIVANQPQSLAGVLDIEASEKAARFVQMCDAFNIPIVTLLDVPGFLPGVDQEHGGIIRHGAKLLYAYCNATVPRISLILRKAYGGAYIVMDSQSIGADLTYAWPTNEIAVMGAEGAANVIFRRQIADAEDPEAMRARMVKEYKSELMHPYYAAERGLVDDVIDPAETREVLIKSLAMLRTKHADLPSRKHGNPPQ, from the coding sequence ATGACCGTTTTGGACGACACCGCCTCGAACCCCGGCGACGAGCCCACCGACGCGCGTGGGCGCGTGGCGGAGCTGCACGCGATCCGTGAGCAGGCTCTGGCCGGCCCGAGCGAGAAGGCGACCGAGGCGCAGCACGCCAAGGGGAAGCTGACGGCTCGGGAGCGGATCGCGCTGCTGCTGGACGAGGGTTCGTTCAACGAGGTCGAGCAGCTGCGCCGGCACCGGGCCGTGGGTTTCGGCCTGGAGGCGAAGAAGCCGTTCACGGACGGTGTGATCACCGGCTGGGGCACGGTCGAGGGCCGTACGGTGTTCGTGTACGCGCACGACTTCCGGATCTTCGGCGGTGCGCTGGGCGAGGCCCACGCGACGAAGATCCACAAGATCATGGACATGGCCATCGCGGCCGGTGCCCCGCTGGTCTCCCTGAACGACGGCGCGGGCGCCCGTATCCAGGAGGGCGTCTCCGCGCTCGCCGGGTACGGCGGCATCTTCCAGCGCAACACCCGCGCCTCGGGTGTCATCCCGCAGATCTCCGTGATGCTCGGCCCGTGCGCGGGTGGCGCCGCCTACAGCCCGGCGCTCACCGACTTCGTGTTCATGGTCCGTGAGACCTCGCAGATGTTCATCACGGGTCCGGACGTGGTCAAGGCGGTCACCGGCGAGGAGATCACCCAGAACGGGCTGGGAGGCGCGGACGTGCACGCCGAGACCTCCGGCGTCTCCCACTTCGCGTACGACGACGAGGAGACCTGCATCGCCGAGGTCCGCTACCTCCTGTCGATGCTCCCGCAGAACAACCGCGAGAACCCCCCGACCGTCGCCTCCGACGACCCCGCCGACCGCCGCTCCGAGGTCCTCCTCGACCTCGTCCCGGCCGACGGCAACCGCCCCTACGACATGACCAAGGTCATCGAGGAACTCGTCGACGACGGCGACTACCTCGAGATCCACGAGCGCTGGGCCCGCAACATCATCTGCGCCCTGGCCCGCCTCGACGGCCAGGTCGTCGGCATCGTCGCCAACCAGCCGCAGTCGCTGGCCGGCGTCCTGGACATCGAGGCGAGCGAAAAAGCTGCCCGCTTCGTCCAGATGTGCGACGCTTTCAATATCCCGATCGTGACGCTTCTCGACGTCCCGGGCTTCCTGCCGGGCGTCGACCAGGAGCACGGCGGGATCATCCGGCACGGAGCGAAGCTGCTCTACGCGTACTGCAACGCGACCGTGCCGAGGATCTCGCTCATCCTGCGCAAGGCGTACGGCGGGGCCTACATCGTCATGGACTCCCAGTCCATCGGTGCGGACCTCACTTACGCGTGGCCCACGAACGAGATCGCGGTAATGGGCGCGGAGGGCGCGGCCAACGTGATCTTCCGCCGGCAGATCGCGGACGCCGAGGACCCCGAGGCCATGCGGGCCCGCATGGTCAAGGAGTACAAGTCCGAGCTCATGCACCCGTACTACGCGGCCGAGCGCGGACTGGTCGACGACGTCATCGACCCCGCCGAGACCCGCGAGGTCCTCATCAAGTCCCTGGCGATGCTCCGCACCAAGCACGCCGACCTGCCGTCCCGCAAGCACGGCAACCCGCCGCAGTAG